A window of the Bacillales bacterium genome harbors these coding sequences:
- a CDS encoding anti-sigma factor yields MGRRCERMDEVIPFLAGTLDEKQTLRFLNHLSTCGACSRDLERLQDTWQALAFDFEMRQAPPSLKREVMDGIFDNVDVPRKRRVGPLLRRTFIAVASSLLLLFAGYVIYDREQAVEDPWQMAETIGASHVIGMYTLQPVNASAHGSGRAYRVSDGGQDKLVLTFRNMKPPKENEAYQVWLLTSSGHRWNCGTFRPNADGEGVLTYSLPHEFQFSGIGVTLESAPFEMQPHGKKVLKSS; encoded by the coding sequence ATGGGGAGACGATGTGAACGAATGGATGAAGTCATTCCGTTCTTGGCGGGTACACTTGATGAAAAGCAAACGCTTCGTTTCCTCAACCATCTCTCAACATGCGGTGCGTGTTCCCGGGACTTGGAACGACTGCAAGATACGTGGCAGGCCCTTGCCTTTGATTTCGAAATGCGGCAAGCACCGCCATCGTTAAAACGAGAAGTGATGGACGGGATCTTTGATAACGTCGATGTTCCCCGAAAGCGGCGGGTCGGACCCTTGTTGCGGCGGACCTTTATTGCTGTCGCTTCTTCCCTTCTTCTTTTGTTTGCCGGCTATGTGATTTACGACCGTGAACAGGCCGTCGAAGATCCATGGCAGATGGCAGAAACGATTGGCGCATCCCATGTCATCGGCATGTATACCCTTCAACCGGTGAACGCATCGGCGCACGGAAGCGGGAGGGCGTATCGCGTTTCCGACGGCGGCCAAGATAAACTCGTATTAACGTTCCGCAACATGAAACCGCCAAAAGAAAACGAAGCTTACCAAGTTTGGCTGCTGACCAGCAGCGGTCACCGCTGGAATTGTGGGACCTTTCGGCCAAACGCCGACGGCGAGGGTGTGTTGACGTATTCCTTGCCCCACGAATTCCAATTCAGTGGAATCGGCGTCACGCTTGAATCCGCGCCGTTCGAAATGCAGCCGCACGGAAAGAAAGTCTTAAAATCTTCATAG